From the Burkholderia mayonis genome, one window contains:
- a CDS encoding SMP-30/gluconolactonase/LRE family protein, with the protein MEQSNRPSRPNAENAENAESAATLLVDCRNALGEGATWCDATRALYWTDIEGARLWRYRADDAHGSAATETWEMPERLACFAFTDDPDVLLVGLASHLAFFDVRRRTFTRIVDVEPDLPTRLNDGRCDRAGAFVFGTKDEGGGAPRAIGGYYRLNADLSVQRLALPPVAIANGIAFSPDGSRMYFCDSPTREIHVCDYRPGGGVDRVRSFVRLGDADGEPDGSTIDANGGLWNAQWGGARVVRYDSRGVVTDRIAVPTPQPSCVTLDGGGRLYVTSARVGLSDDALASDPHAGGVFVADTRHAGLPASRFAYRGSR; encoded by the coding sequence ATGGAACAATCGAATCGACCGTCGCGTCCGAACGCGGAGAACGCGGAGAACGCGGAATCCGCCGCCACGCTGCTGGTCGACTGCCGGAACGCGCTCGGCGAGGGTGCGACGTGGTGCGACGCGACGCGCGCGCTGTATTGGACCGACATCGAAGGCGCGCGGCTATGGCGATACCGCGCAGACGACGCGCACGGCAGCGCGGCGACCGAAACCTGGGAGATGCCCGAGCGCCTTGCATGCTTCGCGTTCACCGACGATCCGGACGTGCTGCTCGTCGGCCTCGCGTCGCATCTCGCGTTCTTCGACGTCCGCCGTCGTACGTTTACGCGGATCGTCGACGTCGAGCCCGATCTGCCGACGCGGCTCAACGACGGCCGCTGCGACCGCGCGGGCGCGTTCGTGTTCGGGACGAAGGACGAGGGCGGCGGGGCGCCGCGCGCGATCGGCGGCTACTATCGTCTGAATGCGGATTTGAGCGTGCAGCGGCTCGCGCTGCCGCCCGTCGCGATCGCGAACGGCATCGCGTTTTCTCCGGACGGATCGAGGATGTACTTCTGCGATTCGCCGACGCGGGAAATCCACGTCTGCGACTACCGGCCGGGCGGCGGCGTCGATCGCGTGCGATCGTTCGTGCGACTGGGCGACGCGGATGGCGAGCCCGACGGCTCGACCATCGATGCGAACGGCGGCCTGTGGAACGCGCAGTGGGGCGGCGCGCGAGTCGTGCGTTACGACTCGCGCGGCGTCGTGACCGACCGCATCGCCGTACCGACGCCGCAGCCGAGCTGTGTGACGCTCGACGGCGGCGGGCGGCTGTACGTGACGAGCGCGCGCGTCGGTCTCAGCGACGACGCGCTGGCGAGCGATCCGCATGCGGGCGGCGTGTTCGTCGCGGACACCCGACATGCAGGCTTGCCGGCATCGAGGTTTGCGTATCGCGGTTCGCGCTGA
- a CDS encoding AMP-binding protein has translation MEHTHRLSENATRLLALLDALLAELYGERNGHRHATLDAQFERDLGFDSLTRAELFDRIERAFEVRLPVDVFASAATPADVVRVLADAHAHAQPQAFADDEAVSMSPAAAWPVDVDTLIDALRWHAERHPDRVHLRLLEDGLTATPLTYGELYWRASSMANGLRERGIDPGDTVALMLPTGLDYFVSFAAILFCGAIPVPIYPPANLAQLDAHVERHTPILENAQIKALIAFRPAVSIAQLLKLRVSTLQHVFTPEQIAGREHLPPFRAAADDVALLQYTSGSTGTPKGVMLSHANLLANIRAMGDRMRVDATDVLVSWLPLYHDMGLIGAWLAPLYFGIPAIVMSPVAFLARPALWLRAISRYRGTITAAPNFAYERCARRLAALEPTEFDLSSLRFAFCGAEPVNPDTLRAFAARFASCGFDARALAPVYGLAENTLGLTFPTPARGLWVDRIAREPLNASGRATPAPGDANALDVPSCGYPLDGTELRIVDDGEREVAERQVGRIEFRGTSATRGYYRNPAQTARLFHDSWRDTGDLGYVANGELYVTGRAKDMIIRGGRHFFPYELEKAIERLPGVVTGGVAVCGGADPVSGTERVVILVESDATDDAACERLRASVNDVTAALWGMPAEQVSVVAPHGILKTPSGKIRHAATLEQFERHAGRLPQAPASWRQFADLAAGSVAPFGRRASRRAAHVLRGLYCWALAALLAPALWVLVAYRKDLQDNWTLAAYACHTFLRFAGVRTNLIADPDALAAGPSIVVANHTSYMDVVALLALLPHPVHFVAKRELATRPFVGRFLRALGTRFVERREYSRSVEDEARLVAQAAADDTLLFFPEGTFTRAAGLAAFRLGAFRAACVAQRPVVPVVVSGARAVLRDGDWLPRRGEITVTMLAPIRPDGTDFGAMARLRDRARGAILAHCGEPDLRDGGGQRVEFAPAA, from the coding sequence ATGGAACACACGCACCGCCTATCCGAGAACGCAACGCGATTGCTCGCGTTGCTCGATGCGTTGCTCGCGGAGTTGTACGGCGAGCGGAACGGCCATCGCCACGCGACGCTCGACGCGCAGTTCGAGCGCGATCTCGGCTTCGACAGCCTGACGCGTGCGGAGCTGTTCGACCGAATCGAGCGTGCGTTCGAAGTACGCCTGCCGGTCGACGTGTTCGCATCCGCCGCGACGCCCGCGGACGTCGTGCGCGTGCTGGCCGACGCACACGCGCACGCGCAACCGCAGGCCTTCGCCGATGACGAAGCCGTGTCGATGTCGCCCGCCGCCGCATGGCCCGTCGACGTCGACACGCTGATCGACGCGCTGCGCTGGCATGCCGAGCGTCATCCGGATCGCGTCCATCTGCGGCTGCTCGAAGACGGCCTGACGGCGACGCCGCTCACGTATGGCGAGCTGTATTGGCGCGCGTCGAGCATGGCGAACGGCCTGCGCGAGCGCGGAATCGATCCCGGCGACACGGTCGCGCTGATGCTGCCGACGGGGCTCGACTACTTCGTGTCGTTCGCCGCGATCCTGTTCTGCGGCGCGATTCCGGTGCCGATCTATCCGCCCGCCAATCTGGCGCAGCTCGACGCGCACGTCGAGCGCCACACGCCGATCCTCGAAAACGCGCAGATCAAGGCGCTGATCGCATTTCGCCCGGCCGTCTCGATCGCGCAGTTGCTGAAGCTGCGCGTGAGCACGCTGCAGCACGTGTTCACGCCCGAGCAGATCGCGGGCCGCGAGCATCTGCCGCCGTTTCGCGCGGCCGCCGACGACGTCGCATTGCTCCAGTACACGTCGGGCAGCACCGGCACGCCGAAGGGCGTGATGCTCAGTCATGCGAATCTGCTCGCGAACATCCGCGCGATGGGCGACCGGATGCGCGTCGACGCGACGGACGTGCTCGTGAGCTGGCTGCCGCTGTATCACGACATGGGGCTGATCGGCGCGTGGCTCGCGCCGCTTTACTTCGGCATCCCGGCGATCGTGATGTCGCCCGTCGCGTTCCTCGCGCGGCCGGCGCTCTGGCTGCGTGCGATCTCGCGGTATCGCGGCACGATCACCGCTGCGCCGAACTTCGCGTACGAGCGCTGCGCGCGGCGTCTCGCCGCGCTCGAACCGACCGAATTCGATCTGTCGTCGCTGCGCTTTGCGTTCTGCGGCGCCGAGCCCGTCAATCCGGACACGCTGCGCGCGTTCGCCGCGCGCTTCGCGTCGTGCGGCTTCGATGCGCGCGCGCTGGCGCCTGTCTACGGGCTCGCGGAAAACACGCTCGGATTGACGTTTCCGACGCCGGCGCGCGGACTGTGGGTCGATCGCATCGCGCGCGAACCGCTCAACGCGAGCGGCCGCGCGACGCCCGCGCCCGGCGACGCGAATGCGCTCGACGTGCCGAGCTGCGGCTATCCGCTCGACGGCACCGAGCTGCGGATCGTCGATGACGGCGAGCGCGAGGTTGCCGAGCGGCAGGTCGGGCGCATCGAGTTTCGCGGCACGTCGGCGACGCGCGGCTATTACCGCAATCCCGCGCAGACCGCGCGCCTGTTCCACGATAGCTGGCGCGATACCGGCGATCTCGGCTACGTCGCCAACGGCGAGCTGTACGTTACCGGACGCGCGAAGGACATGATCATCCGCGGCGGCCGGCATTTCTTTCCATACGAGCTGGAGAAGGCGATCGAGCGGCTGCCGGGCGTCGTGACGGGCGGCGTCGCGGTGTGCGGCGGCGCCGATCCGGTGAGCGGAACCGAGCGCGTCGTGATTCTCGTCGAGAGCGACGCAACCGATGACGCCGCGTGCGAGCGTCTGCGCGCGAGCGTCAACGACGTGACGGCCGCGCTCTGGGGAATGCCGGCCGAGCAGGTGAGCGTCGTCGCGCCGCACGGCATCCTGAAGACGCCGAGCGGCAAGATTCGCCACGCGGCGACGCTCGAGCAGTTCGAGCGCCATGCCGGACGGCTGCCGCAGGCGCCCGCGTCGTGGCGGCAGTTCGCCGACCTGGCGGCCGGCAGCGTCGCGCCGTTCGGCCGGCGCGCATCGCGGCGCGCGGCACACGTGCTCCGGGGGCTGTACTGCTGGGCGCTCGCGGCGCTGCTCGCGCCCGCGCTGTGGGTGCTCGTCGCGTACCGGAAGGATCTTCAGGACAATTGGACTCTCGCGGCATACGCGTGCCATACGTTCCTGCGTTTCGCCGGCGTGCGCACGAACCTGATCGCCGATCCCGACGCGCTCGCGGCCGGACCGTCGATCGTCGTCGCGAATCATACGAGCTATATGGACGTCGTTGCGCTGCTCGCGCTGCTGCCGCACCCCGTGCACTTCGTCGCGAAGCGCGAACTCGCGACGCGACCGTTCGTCGGCCGTTTCCTGCGCGCGCTCGGCACGCGGTTCGTCGAGCGGCGCGAATACAGCCGCAGCGTCGAGGACGAGGCGCGGCTCGTCGCGCAGGCGGCCGCCGACGATACGCTGCTGTTTTTCCCGGAAGGCACGTTCACGCGCGCGGCGGGGCTCGCCGCGTTCCGTCTCGGCGCGTTTCGCGCGGCGTGCGTCGCGCAGCGGCCGGTGGTGCCCGTCGTGGTGAGCGGCGCGCGCGCCGTGCTGCGCGACGGCGATTGGCTGCCGCGCCGCGGGGAGATCACCGTGACGATGCTCGCGCCGATCCGGCCCGACGGCACGGATTTCGGCGCGATGGCGCGGCTGCGCGACCGCGCGCGCGGCGCGATTCTCGCGCACTGCGGCGAGCCGGACTTGCGCGACGGCGGCGGTCAGCGCGTGGAGTTCGCGCCGGCCGCATAA
- a CDS encoding helix-hairpin-helix domain-containing protein: protein MQTALPTAAPDNRRIADRLLEAAQLLDAQGANPYRAGAYRSAADTIASLGRDVRELFDAGGIEALDALPHIGLGIARAIAEMLITDRWRQLDRLRGSASPTLSFRMVPGVGQALAERIHDALHIDTLEDLELAVHDGRLATVEGLGPRRIAGIRAALEDLLSRRRGRQALVRGATPAQEPPVSVLLDVDRLYREKAAAGTLPMIAPKRLNPRHEAWLPVLHATRDDWHFTAFYSHTGRAHELGRTADWVILYFYDPEHDEHQRTVVTETRGALIGRRVVRGREAECRAHYAAGANSTR from the coding sequence ATGCAGACTGCCCTACCTACCGCCGCGCCGGACAACCGGCGCATCGCGGACCGACTGCTCGAGGCGGCGCAGCTCCTCGACGCGCAGGGCGCGAATCCGTATCGGGCCGGCGCGTATCGCTCGGCCGCCGATACGATCGCGAGCCTCGGTCGCGACGTCCGTGAGCTATTCGACGCGGGCGGCATCGAAGCGCTCGACGCGCTGCCGCACATCGGCCTCGGCATCGCGCGCGCGATCGCCGAGATGCTGATCACCGACCGCTGGCGCCAACTCGATCGCCTGCGCGGCTCGGCAAGCCCGACGCTGTCGTTCCGAATGGTGCCCGGAGTCGGCCAGGCGCTCGCCGAGCGCATCCACGATGCGCTCCACATCGACACGCTCGAAGACCTCGAACTCGCCGTGCACGACGGCCGGCTCGCGACGGTCGAAGGGCTCGGTCCGCGACGGATCGCGGGCATCCGCGCAGCGCTCGAGGACTTGCTGAGTCGCCGGCGCGGCAGGCAGGCGCTGGTGCGTGGCGCGACGCCCGCGCAGGAGCCGCCCGTATCCGTGCTGCTCGACGTCGACCGCCTCTATCGCGAGAAGGCCGCGGCCGGCACGTTGCCGATGATCGCGCCGAAGCGGCTGAACCCGCGGCACGAAGCGTGGCTGCCGGTGTTGCACGCGACGCGCGACGACTGGCATTTCACGGCGTTCTATTCGCACACCGGACGCGCGCACGAGCTTGGCCGCACCGCGGACTGGGTGATCCTGTACTTCTACGACCCCGAACACGACGAGCATCAGCGCACCGTCGTCACCGAAACGCGCGGCGCGCTGATCGGCAGGCGCGTGGTGCGCGGGCGCGAGGCGGAATGCCGCGCGCATTATGCGGCCGGCGCGAACTCCACGCGCTGA